A genome region from Tenebrio molitor chromosome 4, icTenMoli1.1, whole genome shotgun sequence includes the following:
- the LIMK1 gene encoding LIM domain kinase 1 isoform X4 produces MVWKIRGKLIPVAFAFLTNAINMCCYLLPTHRLDMNDDLMSLHIGDKILEINGTPVKDTAIDTVENLLRYSDTVLQLTIEHDPHTVAQKTILKHVLPKSTHPLTTTASDTNIPTAKLNIPGGEPNLGGSTGSVQGESSPEVAKPNKERLFKRRDEGYMSGTRSRQLRRKNHLTENRQSLDKERSSSMSRLLDETPNSKRCMELSRAYSFLEPRPPQRVFRASDLVKGELLGQGFFGQVFKVTTRDTAEVMVLKELYRVDEEAQKNFLKEVAVLRSLHHNNVLRFIGVLYKERRLHLVTEYISGGTLTELIHDTAQPLPWEQRVSFAKDIAAGMAYLHSMNIIHRDLNSHNCLVRDDKTVIVADFGLARIVSHTTNSARRVSPKANSGTKKQERKKRYTVVGNPYWMAPEMMKGNKYDEKVDIFSFGIILCEIIGRVLADPDFLPRSNDFGLNQMTFKEKFCGSCPEAFYKVAFLCTDLNPDKRPPFEVMEVWLESLSMHLSVGMPLPPDLLFDIQHYRGASPSSSGSNTPDGIPSGHRSPALEPIKEGKMASQPIMKVSSCENLKPIIKVSSAENLLNNSPKAEEVSAPQRDFPDYENIDFLKNDCAYSGDTEKPIGIERLAESSKFSVNLRKVPKNFTRNRLDGEKGDEGAPAQEKIKFSGGKKETPKVSNLSLQSMSLKNSMCPSRVTQKFVNNPIVQKKSIPDVVSSTLNRPAAPKNNTNFSINKNIFKSPDCNSLCSSRRRYMRVSGTPILQRRSPKPCDPQTSASGSIVRNIIDNLNRKDRDSIDRGSFGRCSLKVVGSKKVEAGRGRSSSPDEYTNL; encoded by the exons ATGGTGTGGAAAATTCGGGGCAAACTGATCCCGGTGGCTTTCGCTTTTCTAACAAACGCTATTAACATGTGCTGCTATTTGCTGCCGACACATAG ACTCGACATGAACGACGACTTGATGTCGCTCCACATAGGCGACAAGATACTGGAGATAAACGGTACCCCGGTCAAGGACACTGCCATAGACACAGTCGAGAACCTCCTCCGGTACTCCGACACCGTCCTCCAGCTGACGATAGAGCACGACCCCCACACCGTCGCCCAAAAAACGATATTAAAGCATGTCTTGCCTAAATCAACACATCCGTTGACAACGACAGCCAGTGATACCAACATTCCGACAGCGAAACTCAACATTCCAGGGGGCGAGCCGAATCTGGGGGGCTCGACGGGGTCGGTGCAGGGGGAGTCGAGTCCGGAGGTGGCCAAACCCAACAAGGAGCGGTTGTTCAAGAGGAGGGACGAGGGGTACATGAGCGGGACCAGGTCGAGGCAGTTGAGGAGGAAGAATCATCTCACGGAGAACAGGCAGTCTCTGGACAAAGAGAGGAGCTCGTCGATGAGTCGACTGTTGGACGAGACTCCTAACTCGAAGCGGTGTATGGAATTGTCGAGAGCGTACTCGTTTCTCGAGCCCAGGCCCCCACAGCGGGTGTTCAGGGCGTCGGATCTCGTCAAGGGGGAGCTCTTGGGTCAGGGATTTTTCGGACAGGTGTTCAAGGTCACGACTAGAGACACTGCGGAGGTGATGGTGTTGAAGGAACTGTACCGAGTGGACGAGGAGGCGCAGAAAAACTTTCTCAAAGAGGTGGCAGTGCTCAGGAGTCTGCATCACAACAACGTGCTCAGATTTATAGGTGTTTTGTACAAAGAGCGCCGCCTCCACCTGGTGACGGAGTACATCTCAGGAGGGACTCTCACGGAGTTGATCCACGACACGGCTCAACCGCTTCCTTGGGAGCAGCGAGTCTCCTTCGCCAAAGACATTGCCGCCGGGATGGCCTACCTCCACTCCATGAACATCATCCACAGAGATCTTAACTCCCACAATTGTTTAGTTAGAGATGACAAGACCGTGATCGTTGCTGACTTTGGGTTGGCCCGAATCGTCTCGCACACAACGAACAGCGCCCGGAGAGTGTCCCCCAAAGCGAATTCCGGGACGAAGAAGCAGGAGAGGAAGAAGAGGTACACAGTGGTGGGGAATCCGTACTGGATGGCGCCCGAGATGATGAAAGGGAATAAGTACGACGAGAAAGTCGACATATTCAGTTTCGGGATTATTCTGTGCGAG ATTATCGGTCGAGTGTTGGCCGACCCGGATTTCTTACCCCGTTCGAACGATTTCGGTTTGAATCAGATGACGTTCAAGGAGAAGTTCTGCGGTTCGTGTCCGGAGGCCTTTTACAAGGTTGCGTTTTTGTGCACCGATCTCAATCCGGACAAGAG GCCCCCGTTCGAAGTGATGGAGGTTTGGTTGGAGAGCTTGTCGATGCACCTGTCGGTGGGGATGCCCCTACCACCCGACTTGCTCTTCGACATCCAGCACTACCGCGGGGCGAGTCCCAGCTCGTCGGGAAGCAACACCCCGGACGGCATCCCCTCGGGCCACCGGAGCCCGGCGCTGGAGCCGATCAAAGAGGGGAAAATGGCGTCTCAGCCGATCATGAAAGTTTCCAGTTGCGAGAATCTCAAGCCGATTATTAAAGTTTCCAGCGCCGAAAACCTGCTCAACAACTCGCCCAAAGCGGAGGAGGTGAGCGCCCCCCAGCGCGACTTCCCCGACTACGAGAATATCGATTTCCTGAAGAACGACTGCGCCTACTCGGGCGACACCGAAAAGCCGATCGGCATCGAGAGACTGGCCGAGTCGAGCAAGTTCAGCGTTAACTTGCGAAAAGTGCCGAAGAACTTCACGCGCAACCGCCTGGATGGGGAGAAGGGCGACGAGGGCGCCCCCGCCCAGGAGAAGATCAAGTTCTCGGGCGGAAAGAAGGAGACGCCGAAAGTGTCGAACCTCAGCCTCCAGAGCATGAGCCTGAAGAACTCGATGTGCCCCTCCAGGGTCACGCAGAAGTTCGTCAACAATCCGATAGTACAAAAGAAGAGCATCCCGGACGTGGTCTCGTCGACGCTGAACCGGCCGGCGGCCCCCAAGAACAACACCAACTTCAGCATCAACAAGAACATCTTCAAGAGCCCCGACTGCAACAGCTTGTGCTCGTCGCGCAGGCGCTACATGAGAGTGTCCGGCACGCCGATCTTGCAGCGGCGCTCGCCCAAACCTTGCGACCCCCAAACCAGTGCCTCCGGTAGCATAGTCAGGAACATAATCGACAATCTCAACCGCAAAGACAGGGACTCGATAGATAGGGGCTCGTTCGGGAGGTGCTCGCTCAAGGTCGTCGGCAGCAAGAAGGTCGAGGCAGGGCGGGGCCGCAGCTCCAGCCCCGACGAGTACACAAACTTGTAA